A single genomic interval of Aphidius gifuensis isolate YNYX2018 linkage group LG6, ASM1490517v1, whole genome shotgun sequence harbors:
- the LOC122858899 gene encoding insulin-degrading enzyme isoform X1: protein MFIGRIIRYKIYSYPISSWSSIIRSMSGERGGAAGAPSTNITENEQVKQRWNDIRKSPNDKRDYRGLILSNDMKILLISDPTTDKSAASMDVNVGHMSDPWDVPGLAHFCEHMLFLGTEKYPNKNEYSSFLSQNGGVYNAVTRSDSTNYYFDVIPEQLNGSLDRFAQFFLSPLFTESATELELQAVDSESAKNMANDTWRIDQIDKSTALKNHDYSKFGTGNAQTLSVEPKNKGINVRDELLKFHNHWYSSNIMALSVLGKESLDELEKLVVDLFVNVKNKNTEAAVWTDHPFNEQHYKKKLYIVPIKDVRNLKMIFPLPDLDKYYHSVPSQYISHLLGHEGNGSLLSAFKNFGWCNSLVAGPKNTARGNVNFFTVIVDLTEEGMKHIDDIIKLTFQYINMIKSSEPHEWIFNEYKEIAQMEYNFKEKKQPRDAVKITSRNLQKYPIDELLSVPYLPTEWRPDLIKSLYDYLLPKNIRVHIVAQAYDGIADKTEYWYGTKYSEESIPDCIIEKWSEPGWPDYLKLPTVNEFIPKNFDIKQVDDSSNKTNKYPVIIDDTSLMRVWFKQDDEFKVPKLNITIDFSSPLAYADPLSYNLTFMYIQLFKDSLNEYSYNAGLAGLSWELSSSKYGVVLYFGGYHDKHRILLDKILDKMVNFKIDKKRFDILKENYIRSLKNFDAEQPYQHAVYYLAVLLAEHVWTKSELLDYSDDITIENLELFVPQLLQKMFVECLLHGNITESDALDTTKIIRDKLMTNKRPIVPLLAKQLMLYREICLDNGCQFLYELDNIHHKSSCTEIYYQCGVQSTENNMNLELLVQLISEPCFNVLRTKEQLGYIVFSGVLRTNGAQGLRIIVQSDKHPNYVEKRIDEFVKSILDIIIEMSDDEFARHKSSLASKRLEKPKTLYNLSSIFWGEISTHQYNFDRANIEVSYLMTISKEQIIKYFKEMIDCESPCRRKLTVHVVSMANGGAGTMENNDETIEDTKVVKITDVNAFKASQSLYPLMKPFNDVPQKGQKSKL, encoded by the exons ATGTTTATCGGTCGAATTATTAGatacaaaatttatagttATCCTATTTCATCATGGAGCTCAATTATaag aaGTATGTCAGGAGAACGTGGTGGTGCTGCTGGTGCACCAAGTACAAATATCACTGAAAATGAACAAGTTAAACAACGTTGGAATGACATACGAAAATCACCAAATGACAAACGTGATTATCGTGGATTAATATTGTCAAAtgacatgaaaatattgttgataagtGATCCAACAACTGACAAAAGTGCTGCATCAATGGATGTTAATGTTGGTCATATGAGTGATCCATGGGATGTACCAGGTCTTGCACATTTTTGTGAACACATGTTATTTCTTGGTACTGAAAAAtatccaaataaaaatgaatatagttcatttttatcacaaaatgGTGGTGTATATAATGCTGTAACACGTTCAGatagtacaaattattattttgatgttataCCAGAACAATTAAATGGTTCACTTGATAGATTTGCACAATTTTTCCTATCACCATTATTTACTGAATCAGCAACTGAATTAGAACTACAAGCTGTTGATTCAGAATCAGCTAAAAATATGGCAAATGATACATGGCGTATTgatcaaattgataaatcaacagcattaaaaaatcatgattattcaaaatttggTACTGGTAATGCACAAACACTAAGTGTTGAGCCAAAAAATAAAGGTATTAATGTCAGAGATGAATTACTTAAATTTCATAATCATTGgtattcatcaaatataatgGCATTGAGTGTTCTTGGTAAAGAAAGCTTAGatgaacttgaaaaattagttgttgatttatttgttaatgtcaaaaataaaaatacagaagCAGCTGTATGGACAGATCATCCATTTAATgaacaacattataaaaaaaaattatacattgtACCGATAAAAGATGtacgtaatttaaaaatgatatttccATTACCTgatcttgataaatattatcattcagTACCAAGTCAGTATATATCTCACTTACTTGGTCATGAAGGAAATGGTTCATTGCTAtcagcatttaaaaattttggctGGTGTAATTCATTAGTTGCTGGACCTAAAAATACAGCACGTggtaatgtaaatttttttacagtcaTTGTTGATTTAACTGAAGAAGGAATGAAacatattgatgatattataaaattaacatttcaatatattaatatgattaaaTCAAGTGAACCACATGAGTGGATATTTAACGAGTACAAAGAAATTGCACAAatggaatataattttaaagaaaaaaaacagccAAGAGATGCTGTTAAAATAACATCacgaaatttacaaaaatatccaattgatgaattattatcagtacCATATTTACCAACAGAATGGAGACCAGACTTGATTAAATCTTTGTATGATTATTTGTTACCTAAAAATATCAGAGTACACATTGTAGCACAGGCATATGATGGAATTGCTGATAAAACTGAGTACTGGTATGGCACAAAATACTCTGAAGAATCAATTCCAGAttgtattatagaaaaatggTCTGAACCTGGTTGGCcagattatttaaaactaccaactgttaatgaatttattccaaaaaattttgatattaaacaaGTTGATGATAGCagcaataaaacaaataaatatccaGTTATAATTGATGACACATCATTAATGCGTGTTTGGTTTAAGCaagatgatgaatttaaagtaccaaaattaaatataacaattgatttttcaagtcCATTAGCATATGCTGATCCATTGagttataatttaacatttatgtatatacaattatttaaagattcattaaatgaatattcatATAATGCTGGTCTTGCTGGTTTAAGCTGGGAATTAAGTAGCAGTAAATATGGtgttgtattatattttggtGGTTATCATGATAAACATCGTATATTGttagataaaatattagataaaatggttaattttaaaattgataaaaaaagatttgatatattgaaagaaaattatataagatcattgaaaaattttgatgcTGAACAACCATATCAACATGCTGTTTATTATTTAGCAGTATTACTTGCTGAACATGTATGGACAAAAAGTGAACTGCTTGATTACAGTGATGATATTACAATTGAAAATCTTGAGCTATTTGTTCCACAATTGTTGCAAAAAATGTTTGTTGAGTGTTTGCTACATGGTAATATTACTGAATCAGATGCACTtgatacaacaaaaataatacgtgataaattaatgacaaataaaagaCCAATAGTGCCATTATTAGCTAAACAATTGATGCTTTATCGTGAAATATGTCTTGATAATGGCtgtcaatttttatatgaacTTGATAATATACATCATAAATCATCATGCACtgaaatatattatcagtGTGGTGTACAATcaactgaaaataatatgaatttagAATTATTGGTACAATTAATATCTGAGCCATGTTTTAATGTATTAAGAACAAAAGAACAACTTGGATATATTGTATTTAGTGGTGTATTACGTACAAATGGAGCACAAGGTTTAAGAATTATTGTACAAAGTGATAAACATCCaaattatgttgaaaaaagAATTGATGAATTTGTAAAGTCAatacttgatattattattgaaatgtcTGATGATGAATTTGCAAGACATAAATCATCATTAGCATCAAAACGTCTTGAAAAACCAAAAACattgtataatttatcatcaattttttggGGTGAAATATCAACTCATCAATATAATTTCGATCGTGCTAATATTGAAGTGTCGTATCTCATGACAATTAGCAAagaacaaattattaaatatttcaag GAAATGATTGACTGTGAATCACCATGTAGACGTAAATTAACTGTACATGTCGTTTCAATGGCAAATGGAGGTGCAGGAACAAtggaaaataatgatgaaacaaTTGAAGACACAAAAGTTGTTAAAATAACAGATGTTAATGCATTTAAAGCAAGTCAATCACTTTATCCATTGATGAAACCCTTCAATGATGTTCCTCAAAAAGgacaaaaatcaaaattataa
- the LOC122858899 gene encoding insulin-degrading enzyme isoform X2 has product MPSSSEKSSKFDPTDLISMSGERGGAAGAPSTNITENEQVKQRWNDIRKSPNDKRDYRGLILSNDMKILLISDPTTDKSAASMDVNVGHMSDPWDVPGLAHFCEHMLFLGTEKYPNKNEYSSFLSQNGGVYNAVTRSDSTNYYFDVIPEQLNGSLDRFAQFFLSPLFTESATELELQAVDSESAKNMANDTWRIDQIDKSTALKNHDYSKFGTGNAQTLSVEPKNKGINVRDELLKFHNHWYSSNIMALSVLGKESLDELEKLVVDLFVNVKNKNTEAAVWTDHPFNEQHYKKKLYIVPIKDVRNLKMIFPLPDLDKYYHSVPSQYISHLLGHEGNGSLLSAFKNFGWCNSLVAGPKNTARGNVNFFTVIVDLTEEGMKHIDDIIKLTFQYINMIKSSEPHEWIFNEYKEIAQMEYNFKEKKQPRDAVKITSRNLQKYPIDELLSVPYLPTEWRPDLIKSLYDYLLPKNIRVHIVAQAYDGIADKTEYWYGTKYSEESIPDCIIEKWSEPGWPDYLKLPTVNEFIPKNFDIKQVDDSSNKTNKYPVIIDDTSLMRVWFKQDDEFKVPKLNITIDFSSPLAYADPLSYNLTFMYIQLFKDSLNEYSYNAGLAGLSWELSSSKYGVVLYFGGYHDKHRILLDKILDKMVNFKIDKKRFDILKENYIRSLKNFDAEQPYQHAVYYLAVLLAEHVWTKSELLDYSDDITIENLELFVPQLLQKMFVECLLHGNITESDALDTTKIIRDKLMTNKRPIVPLLAKQLMLYREICLDNGCQFLYELDNIHHKSSCTEIYYQCGVQSTENNMNLELLVQLISEPCFNVLRTKEQLGYIVFSGVLRTNGAQGLRIIVQSDKHPNYVEKRIDEFVKSILDIIIEMSDDEFARHKSSLASKRLEKPKTLYNLSSIFWGEISTHQYNFDRANIEVSYLMTISKEQIIKYFKEMIDCESPCRRKLTVHVVSMANGGAGTMENNDETIEDTKVVKITDVNAFKASQSLYPLMKPFNDVPQKGQKSKL; this is encoded by the exons atgcCATCATCATCAGAAAAATCCTCTAAATTTGATCCAACTGATTTAAT aaGTATGTCAGGAGAACGTGGTGGTGCTGCTGGTGCACCAAGTACAAATATCACTGAAAATGAACAAGTTAAACAACGTTGGAATGACATACGAAAATCACCAAATGACAAACGTGATTATCGTGGATTAATATTGTCAAAtgacatgaaaatattgttgataagtGATCCAACAACTGACAAAAGTGCTGCATCAATGGATGTTAATGTTGGTCATATGAGTGATCCATGGGATGTACCAGGTCTTGCACATTTTTGTGAACACATGTTATTTCTTGGTACTGAAAAAtatccaaataaaaatgaatatagttcatttttatcacaaaatgGTGGTGTATATAATGCTGTAACACGTTCAGatagtacaaattattattttgatgttataCCAGAACAATTAAATGGTTCACTTGATAGATTTGCACAATTTTTCCTATCACCATTATTTACTGAATCAGCAACTGAATTAGAACTACAAGCTGTTGATTCAGAATCAGCTAAAAATATGGCAAATGATACATGGCGTATTgatcaaattgataaatcaacagcattaaaaaatcatgattattcaaaatttggTACTGGTAATGCACAAACACTAAGTGTTGAGCCAAAAAATAAAGGTATTAATGTCAGAGATGAATTACTTAAATTTCATAATCATTGgtattcatcaaatataatgGCATTGAGTGTTCTTGGTAAAGAAAGCTTAGatgaacttgaaaaattagttgttgatttatttgttaatgtcaaaaataaaaatacagaagCAGCTGTATGGACAGATCATCCATTTAATgaacaacattataaaaaaaaattatacattgtACCGATAAAAGATGtacgtaatttaaaaatgatatttccATTACCTgatcttgataaatattatcattcagTACCAAGTCAGTATATATCTCACTTACTTGGTCATGAAGGAAATGGTTCATTGCTAtcagcatttaaaaattttggctGGTGTAATTCATTAGTTGCTGGACCTAAAAATACAGCACGTggtaatgtaaatttttttacagtcaTTGTTGATTTAACTGAAGAAGGAATGAAacatattgatgatattataaaattaacatttcaatatattaatatgattaaaTCAAGTGAACCACATGAGTGGATATTTAACGAGTACAAAGAAATTGCACAAatggaatataattttaaagaaaaaaaacagccAAGAGATGCTGTTAAAATAACATCacgaaatttacaaaaatatccaattgatgaattattatcagtacCATATTTACCAACAGAATGGAGACCAGACTTGATTAAATCTTTGTATGATTATTTGTTACCTAAAAATATCAGAGTACACATTGTAGCACAGGCATATGATGGAATTGCTGATAAAACTGAGTACTGGTATGGCACAAAATACTCTGAAGAATCAATTCCAGAttgtattatagaaaaatggTCTGAACCTGGTTGGCcagattatttaaaactaccaactgttaatgaatttattccaaaaaattttgatattaaacaaGTTGATGATAGCagcaataaaacaaataaatatccaGTTATAATTGATGACACATCATTAATGCGTGTTTGGTTTAAGCaagatgatgaatttaaagtaccaaaattaaatataacaattgatttttcaagtcCATTAGCATATGCTGATCCATTGagttataatttaacatttatgtatatacaattatttaaagattcattaaatgaatattcatATAATGCTGGTCTTGCTGGTTTAAGCTGGGAATTAAGTAGCAGTAAATATGGtgttgtattatattttggtGGTTATCATGATAAACATCGTATATTGttagataaaatattagataaaatggttaattttaaaattgataaaaaaagatttgatatattgaaagaaaattatataagatcattgaaaaattttgatgcTGAACAACCATATCAACATGCTGTTTATTATTTAGCAGTATTACTTGCTGAACATGTATGGACAAAAAGTGAACTGCTTGATTACAGTGATGATATTACAATTGAAAATCTTGAGCTATTTGTTCCACAATTGTTGCAAAAAATGTTTGTTGAGTGTTTGCTACATGGTAATATTACTGAATCAGATGCACTtgatacaacaaaaataatacgtgataaattaatgacaaataaaagaCCAATAGTGCCATTATTAGCTAAACAATTGATGCTTTATCGTGAAATATGTCTTGATAATGGCtgtcaatttttatatgaacTTGATAATATACATCATAAATCATCATGCACtgaaatatattatcagtGTGGTGTACAATcaactgaaaataatatgaatttagAATTATTGGTACAATTAATATCTGAGCCATGTTTTAATGTATTAAGAACAAAAGAACAACTTGGATATATTGTATTTAGTGGTGTATTACGTACAAATGGAGCACAAGGTTTAAGAATTATTGTACAAAGTGATAAACATCCaaattatgttgaaaaaagAATTGATGAATTTGTAAAGTCAatacttgatattattattgaaatgtcTGATGATGAATTTGCAAGACATAAATCATCATTAGCATCAAAACGTCTTGAAAAACCAAAAACattgtataatttatcatcaattttttggGGTGAAATATCAACTCATCAATATAATTTCGATCGTGCTAATATTGAAGTGTCGTATCTCATGACAATTAGCAAagaacaaattattaaatatttcaag GAAATGATTGACTGTGAATCACCATGTAGACGTAAATTAACTGTACATGTCGTTTCAATGGCAAATGGAGGTGCAGGAACAAtggaaaataatgatgaaacaaTTGAAGACACAAAAGTTGTTAAAATAACAGATGTTAATGCATTTAAAGCAAGTCAATCACTTTATCCATTGATGAAACCCTTCAATGATGTTCCTCAAAAAGgacaaaaatcaaaattataa